A part of Microbacterium atlanticum genomic DNA contains:
- a CDS encoding ABC transporter ATP-binding protein → MTSTGLAIEVEGLGVRFRRNRRGRRSIKDLFSDSTRRSKPGEFWALRDVGFDVRPGESIGVVGRNGQGKSTLLKLVAGVLLPDEGTVSVNGGVAPLIEITGGFVGDLTVRENVRLTSGLHGMSKAEVSRRFDGIIDFAELDDFVDTPYKHLSNGMKVRLAFSVVSQLEEPILLVDEVLAVGDKAFREKCYARIDELLADGRTLFFVSHSERDLRRFCTRGLYLDKHRLAMDAPIRDVLDRYNADYPTGA, encoded by the coding sequence ATGACGTCGACAGGCCTGGCGATCGAGGTGGAGGGCCTCGGCGTGCGATTCCGCCGCAACCGTCGCGGCCGGCGCAGCATCAAGGACCTCTTCTCCGACTCGACGCGCCGCTCGAAGCCGGGGGAGTTCTGGGCGCTGCGCGACGTGGGCTTCGACGTCCGGCCCGGCGAGTCGATCGGCGTCGTCGGTCGCAACGGGCAGGGCAAGTCGACGCTGCTGAAGCTCGTCGCCGGCGTGCTGCTCCCCGACGAGGGGACCGTGTCGGTCAACGGCGGCGTCGCGCCGCTCATCGAGATCACCGGCGGCTTCGTCGGCGATCTGACCGTCCGCGAGAACGTGCGCCTCACCTCGGGACTGCACGGCATGTCCAAGGCGGAGGTCAGCCGGCGATTCGACGGCATCATCGACTTCGCCGAGCTCGACGACTTCGTCGACACCCCCTACAAGCACCTCAGCAACGGGATGAAGGTGCGGCTGGCGTTCTCCGTCGTGTCGCAGCTCGAGGAGCCGATCCTGCTGGTCGACGAGGTCCTGGCCGTCGGCGACAAGGCGTTCCGCGAGAAGTGCTACGCCCGCATCGACGAGCTCCTGGCCGACGGCCGGACGCTGTTCTTCGTGTCGCACAGCGAGCGGGACCTGCGGCGCTTCTGCACCCGCGGGCTCTACCTGGACAAGCACCGCCTCGCTATGGACGCCCCGATCCGGGATGTCCTCGACCGCTACAACGCCGACTACCCGACGGGCGCCTGA
- a CDS encoding glycosyltransferase family 2 protein, with translation MATSSGDIDLSIVIPSYNSAPWLDSTLDAVDAALSRTPWRAEIVVVDDGSTDATADLLARRAAASRYEVRVIDQTNQGVFLAVWNGLRAAQSDWTLILNSRLLLHPDALAHLNAVDALSSASAWNGHVITDPATPLVGRFWEVPTHVFWGEYLADPRPMDITPANFDRVPKGTGCFLVQRTVMLDAYDACWPDKNARFTSDDTKLLRHIAAIQPIRLDPGFSATYRPRTTLRKFLAHAGGRGTMFVDSYAGTSRLRNVVLIGLALAPPLVLGAGLAAVVTGRPRALGWLSSLTALAISAPAVIAGIRRAPIRAIQSYLVYVLPFGLVFWRGLVRGVVLHRRSFRGGRSAASVPASRGAVVESAPDL, from the coding sequence ATGGCCACATCCTCCGGTGATATCGATCTCTCGATCGTCATCCCTTCCTACAACTCCGCGCCCTGGCTCGATTCGACGCTGGATGCCGTCGATGCAGCGCTGTCGCGCACGCCCTGGCGCGCCGAGATCGTCGTCGTGGACGACGGATCGACGGATGCCACAGCCGATCTCCTCGCCCGACGCGCGGCAGCGAGCCGATACGAGGTCCGGGTGATCGACCAGACGAATCAGGGCGTGTTCCTGGCCGTGTGGAACGGGCTGCGGGCGGCGCAGTCCGACTGGACCCTGATCCTCAACTCCCGTCTTCTGCTGCACCCGGACGCGCTGGCGCACCTGAACGCGGTGGACGCCCTCTCCTCGGCGAGCGCCTGGAACGGGCACGTGATCACCGACCCGGCGACCCCGCTCGTCGGCCGCTTCTGGGAGGTGCCCACGCATGTGTTCTGGGGCGAGTACCTCGCCGACCCGCGCCCGATGGACATCACGCCGGCGAACTTCGATCGGGTGCCCAAGGGGACCGGGTGCTTCCTCGTGCAGCGGACTGTGATGCTCGACGCGTACGACGCCTGCTGGCCTGACAAGAACGCGCGGTTCACGTCGGACGACACCAAGCTGCTGCGTCACATCGCTGCCATACAGCCCATCCGGCTGGATCCCGGCTTCTCCGCGACCTACCGTCCCCGAACCACGCTGCGGAAGTTCCTGGCCCATGCCGGCGGCCGCGGCACCATGTTCGTCGACAGCTATGCGGGAACCTCGCGGCTGCGGAACGTCGTGCTCATCGGCCTCGCACTCGCACCCCCCCTCGTCCTGGGGGCCGGCCTCGCGGCCGTCGTCACGGGGCGACCCCGTGCGCTGGGGTGGCTGAGTTCGCTCACCGCGCTGGCGATCTCGGCGCCAGCCGTCATCGCGGGGATCCGTCGTGCCCCGATCCGGGCGATCCAGTCCTACCTCGTCTATGTCCTGCCGTTCGGCCTGGTGTTCTGGCGGGGTCTGGTCCGCGGAGTCGTGCTGCACCGTCGGTCGTTCCGGGGCGGGCGGTCCGCGGCATCCGTTCCCGCGTCCAGAGGCGCTGTCGTCGAGTCTGCGCCGGACCTGTGA
- a CDS encoding glycosyltransferase: MTLIPSPVETAPSTNRIWPRSTSLFLVLVGLALAVTSFIAVMSMPELPWHSTRDAELRSTYDAFRDTGILLATEAAAVPGGTGAPSDSPVSSTAWDVGPGSYIVASLMAHVTGSDSPYPGLSIVQALLISAPLIWLPTAVARIFRRARAGYALALLPALMWLVNNGTVLTGTAYGLSDEISPVRVYALYGIAAAVVFLSLALCLLFSTYRLSPGALIAASLAIVVLAGFGNLFRPSSGVGVAAAVGVLWWLNGTRRWRWLRAITAAGMAIALAFGIQTTVMGAVDAGRSAATGLALEAVPSGHGVWHSLYLGLSYPEPVTGQPSTFGIPWSDEYAWQTAGEGDPDGIDAGARDDLVLQDRYLQAVASDPSGALGTYVQKLLFVVKHFGAMIIFVIVGFVLALTRRVPQRRSLKAALAIALPTLLLGLAAPVLVMPLLYYYSELMPALGLLSAVALGAVVWSLTSMPSHVRAVERTRLSARARLLPATGPISPGRGVSAIVPTRNGEDVIVQTATALAGVLSADDEVIVVENGSSDSTQEVLEQLAMTWDSPSRLVVVHSAPGLGEALRAGVLASTGRRLLLTADDLPFGFTDLEGFRLLPDDVVVAIGSKAHPASDVTRSWRRTVQSRIFRFLREALLQSRVGDSQGTIWVDGVWARAFAHLSRETGLMWTTELVLAAEQQHLIVREVPVTLSEAHETGTSRFRFADAWQSVVGFTRLAVYKDDYCNEDWIRSTHRNEEPAIVGS; encoded by the coding sequence ATGACGCTCATCCCCTCGCCAGTGGAGACCGCGCCCTCGACGAACCGGATCTGGCCTCGCTCGACGAGCCTCTTCCTCGTCCTCGTCGGCCTCGCCCTCGCCGTGACTTCGTTCATCGCGGTCATGTCCATGCCCGAACTGCCGTGGCACTCCACGCGTGACGCCGAGCTGCGTTCCACATACGACGCGTTTCGCGACACCGGCATCCTCCTCGCCACGGAGGCGGCAGCTGTGCCCGGCGGGACCGGCGCGCCATCGGACAGCCCCGTCAGCTCGACCGCCTGGGATGTCGGCCCCGGCTCGTACATCGTCGCGAGTCTCATGGCCCACGTCACGGGTTCGGACTCGCCGTATCCGGGCCTCTCGATCGTGCAGGCTCTCCTCATCTCCGCACCGCTCATCTGGCTGCCCACCGCCGTGGCGCGCATCTTCCGACGCGCGCGCGCGGGCTACGCACTCGCGCTCCTCCCCGCCCTGATGTGGCTGGTCAACAACGGCACGGTGCTCACCGGCACCGCCTACGGACTGTCGGACGAGATCTCCCCGGTCCGCGTCTACGCGCTCTACGGCATCGCTGCGGCGGTCGTCTTCCTCTCGCTCGCCCTCTGTCTGCTGTTCAGCACCTACCGGCTGTCTCCGGGAGCACTGATCGCGGCGAGCCTGGCGATCGTCGTCCTGGCGGGGTTCGGCAACCTGTTCCGGCCGTCGTCGGGCGTCGGCGTGGCCGCGGCTGTCGGTGTGCTGTGGTGGCTGAACGGAACGCGGCGGTGGCGGTGGCTGCGGGCGATCACGGCAGCCGGGATGGCGATCGCACTGGCGTTCGGGATCCAGACCACGGTGATGGGCGCGGTCGACGCCGGCAGGTCCGCGGCGACGGGGCTGGCGCTCGAGGCTGTCCCCAGCGGCCACGGCGTGTGGCATTCGCTCTATCTCGGTCTCTCCTACCCGGAGCCGGTCACCGGTCAGCCTTCGACTTTCGGCATCCCCTGGTCGGACGAGTACGCGTGGCAGACCGCCGGCGAGGGGGATCCCGACGGCATCGACGCCGGTGCACGGGACGACCTCGTCCTCCAGGATCGGTACCTCCAGGCCGTGGCATCCGACCCGTCCGGCGCGCTGGGCACCTACGTCCAGAAGCTGCTGTTCGTCGTCAAGCACTTCGGCGCGATGATCATCTTCGTCATCGTCGGCTTTGTGCTGGCGCTGACGCGTCGCGTCCCCCAACGGCGATCGCTCAAGGCTGCGCTCGCCATCGCGCTGCCCACGTTGCTGCTGGGTCTCGCGGCCCCGGTGCTGGTCATGCCCCTCCTGTACTACTACTCGGAGCTGATGCCCGCCCTCGGTCTGCTGTCGGCGGTCGCCCTCGGCGCGGTCGTCTGGTCGCTCACCTCGATGCCTTCGCATGTGCGCGCGGTGGAGCGCACGCGCCTCAGCGCCCGTGCGCGGCTGCTACCGGCGACCGGTCCCATATCCCCCGGGCGAGGGGTGTCGGCGATCGTCCCGACGCGCAACGGCGAGGATGTCATCGTGCAGACGGCGACGGCTCTGGCTGGAGTCCTGTCCGCCGACGATGAGGTCATCGTCGTGGAGAACGGCTCGTCCGACTCCACGCAGGAGGTGCTGGAACAGCTGGCCATGACGTGGGACTCTCCGAGCCGCCTTGTCGTCGTGCATTCCGCCCCGGGCCTGGGCGAGGCGCTCCGGGCGGGCGTGCTGGCCAGCACCGGCCGGAGGCTGCTCCTCACCGCCGACGACCTCCCGTTCGGCTTCACCGATCTGGAGGGCTTTCGCCTTCTCCCCGACGATGTCGTGGTCGCGATCGGATCCAAGGCGCACCCCGCCTCGGACGTCACGCGAAGCTGGCGACGCACGGTGCAGTCGAGGATCTTCCGCTTCCTGCGCGAAGCGCTGCTGCAGTCGCGCGTGGGCGACAGCCAGGGCACGATCTGGGTCGACGGCGTGTGGGCGCGGGCGTTCGCCCACCTCTCCCGGGAGACGGGTCTCATGTGGACCACCGAACTCGTCCTCGCCGCGGAACAGCAGCACCTGATCGTCCGTGAGGTGCCCGTCACACTGAGCGAGGCCCACGAGACCGGGACGAGCCGATTCCGCTTCGCCGACGCCTGGCAGTCCGTGGTGGGCTTCACGCGCCTGGCCGTCTACAAGGACGACTACTGCAACGAGGATTGGATCCGCTCGACGCATCGCAACGAGGAGCCTGCGATCGTCGGCTCGTGA
- a CDS encoding O-antigen ligase family protein: MSESPASTAPGWLGALLNSASFARAYTLVVFGTVFSAFAIERIAGHVTYVTAVVGLCVLGVAIMVVRRREVSLLRLVPTSVVMFAGWALVSVFWSGEPGASFWSWVSMAATAFLAVVIGHVRDTLQTVRALGDVLRALLGLSLAVEVLSGILLDMPFRFLGVQGNLAQLGPIQGIFGTRNLLGFVALLALITFLIEYRTQSVGPGVSVASVVLAGGLAALSDSPTVLVVAVAVGLAVGALALVRHARPERRAGLQLALGGLVVVGVFVGYAARHPIIALLGAGTDFSMRVDLWNFMVDLLRQRPVQGFGWYGVWDPQEYPFNAINFWLDADHATGLNAYFDVALQLGWVGLVLFLALGALALARSWLVAGERRSVVYAWTPLILVALLVDSMFESFTLTGLGWLMLVLCAVRAGQSRSWRERLDSGTDAAGPVRADGSGLPHAQGDHGAAG; encoded by the coding sequence GTGAGCGAATCTCCCGCATCGACGGCGCCCGGGTGGCTGGGTGCCCTGCTGAACTCGGCGTCCTTCGCGCGCGCTTACACGCTCGTGGTCTTCGGCACCGTGTTCTCGGCCTTCGCGATCGAGCGCATCGCCGGGCACGTGACCTACGTCACCGCGGTGGTGGGGCTGTGCGTGCTGGGCGTCGCCATCATGGTGGTGCGCCGTCGCGAGGTCTCGCTGCTGCGCCTGGTGCCCACGAGCGTCGTCATGTTCGCCGGCTGGGCGCTGGTCAGCGTCTTCTGGAGCGGCGAACCCGGCGCCTCGTTCTGGAGCTGGGTGTCGATGGCTGCCACCGCCTTCCTCGCCGTCGTGATCGGGCACGTGCGCGACACCCTCCAGACGGTGCGGGCGCTGGGCGACGTCCTGCGGGCGCTCCTCGGCCTCTCGCTCGCCGTCGAGGTGCTCTCGGGGATCCTCCTCGACATGCCCTTCCGCTTCCTCGGCGTGCAGGGCAACCTCGCGCAGCTCGGCCCGATCCAGGGCATCTTCGGCACACGCAACCTCCTCGGCTTCGTCGCGCTGCTCGCCCTCATCACCTTCCTCATCGAGTACCGCACGCAGTCCGTCGGCCCCGGGGTCTCCGTCGCCTCCGTGGTGCTGGCCGGCGGCCTGGCCGCGCTCAGCGACTCGCCCACGGTCCTCGTCGTGGCCGTCGCGGTGGGTCTCGCCGTGGGCGCCCTCGCGCTGGTCCGCCATGCCCGCCCCGAACGTCGCGCGGGCCTGCAGCTCGCCCTCGGCGGGCTGGTCGTGGTCGGCGTGTTCGTGGGCTATGCGGCGCGGCATCCGATCATCGCCCTGCTCGGAGCGGGCACGGACTTCTCGATGCGGGTCGACCTGTGGAACTTCATGGTCGACCTCCTCCGGCAGCGTCCCGTTCAGGGCTTCGGCTGGTACGGGGTGTGGGACCCGCAGGAGTACCCCTTCAACGCCATCAACTTCTGGCTCGACGCCGACCACGCCACGGGTCTGAACGCCTACTTCGACGTCGCGCTGCAGCTCGGGTGGGTGGGGCTCGTGCTGTTCCTCGCGCTGGGGGCTCTGGCGCTCGCCCGATCGTGGCTCGTCGCCGGCGAGCGGCGCTCGGTGGTGTACGCCTGGACGCCGCTCATCCTGGTGGCGCTGCTCGTCGACTCGATGTTCGAGAGCTTCACCCTCACGGGCCTCGGCTGGCTCATGCTGGTGCTCTGCGCGGTGCGGGCAGGGCAGTCGCGGTCGTGGCGGGAGCGGCTGGACAGCGGAACGGATGCTGCGGGCCCCGTGAGGGCGGACGGCTCGGGTCTCCCCCACGCCCAGGGAGACCACGGGGCGGCGGGGTAG
- a CDS encoding oligosaccharide flippase family protein: MRAHARGLSMIALATIVGVVATFLAQILSARYLAPAEFGLFAAFLVIVNVAAVGSSSLQNLVTVQTAAALARNDTHARTRTRWPRDAIAIGLGGGAVVAALSPLIAGALDTTVAVVIAAGLSIPLTFVFADALGLLQGAGNVARAVWWTTASQVARVALILVAMILALGVGGIIAATLVAIAACLVGAAWAARRIPRPATGVFSADGLTIVVLTVSFAWLTTSDVFYLRAGAEASVAGTYAAVTVLVRAGFIIPATLSLYLLPRFVRNRDNAALSRLGVLLTLGLSLATGLALTAVLALWGPLIISLLYGNAYSGAVEMLVPVSLAYLPWIAAQGMLIKMTSSASRAGAIALVIAVVAQFALFTWAIPDVPAMLVALGAIGAAVLAVFLLVDRRASRRAGDATRPVG; this comes from the coding sequence GTGCGGGCGCACGCGCGTGGGCTGTCGATGATCGCGCTGGCCACCATCGTCGGCGTCGTCGCGACGTTCCTCGCGCAGATCCTGAGCGCGCGATACCTCGCACCGGCGGAGTTCGGCCTGTTCGCCGCGTTCCTCGTGATCGTCAACGTCGCCGCGGTCGGAAGCTCGTCGTTGCAGAACCTCGTCACGGTGCAGACGGCAGCCGCGCTCGCGCGCAACGACACGCACGCGCGCACCAGGACCCGCTGGCCGCGCGACGCCATCGCCATCGGCCTCGGCGGCGGAGCGGTCGTCGCCGCCCTGTCCCCGCTGATCGCCGGCGCGCTGGACACGACGGTGGCCGTGGTGATCGCTGCGGGCCTCTCGATCCCGCTCACGTTCGTCTTCGCGGACGCGCTGGGATTGCTGCAGGGCGCGGGGAATGTCGCCCGCGCGGTGTGGTGGACGACCGCGTCGCAGGTCGCCCGGGTCGCGCTGATCCTGGTCGCGATGATCCTGGCTCTCGGCGTCGGCGGCATCATCGCCGCCACCCTCGTCGCCATCGCCGCGTGCCTGGTGGGCGCGGCGTGGGCGGCGCGACGCATCCCGCGACCCGCCACCGGCGTCTTCAGCGCCGACGGCCTGACCATCGTCGTGCTCACGGTGAGCTTCGCGTGGCTGACGACCTCGGACGTGTTCTACCTGCGCGCCGGGGCCGAGGCGTCGGTCGCCGGAACCTACGCCGCGGTGACGGTGCTCGTCCGTGCCGGATTCATCATCCCCGCCACACTGTCGCTCTACCTGCTTCCGCGGTTCGTGCGCAACCGCGACAACGCGGCGCTCAGCAGGCTCGGCGTGCTGCTGACCTTGGGGCTCTCACTGGCCACGGGACTGGCGCTGACGGCGGTGCTGGCCCTGTGGGGGCCGCTGATCATCTCGCTCCTCTACGGCAACGCGTACTCCGGCGCGGTCGAGATGCTCGTTCCGGTGTCGCTGGCGTACCTGCCCTGGATCGCCGCGCAGGGAATGCTCATCAAGATGACATCCTCCGCGTCCCGGGCGGGCGCGATCGCGCTGGTCATCGCCGTGGTCGCACAGTTCGCCCTGTTCACGTGGGCCATCCCCGACGTGCCGGCGATGCTCGTCGCGCTCGGCGCCATCGGCGCGGCGGTGCTCGCCGTGTTCCTCCTCGTCGATCGGCGGGCCTCGCGCAGGGCCGGGGATGCGACACGGCCGGTCGGTTAG
- a CDS encoding ABC transporter permease produces MTTAAVGAPGSPRRYLHSLWLLSARDLKVRYATSALGYLWSVLDPLVMSAIYWFVFTQIFDRTVGHEPYIVFLITALLPWVWFNSAVSDFTRAFSKDARLVRSTAIPRTIWVNRIVLSKGIEFLCSLPVLVLFIVFAGPGIQFNWGLLLFPVAVLLQTVLLIGLGLLVAPLCVLWSDLERTTKLILRALFYASPVIYGVSDLPGVFETLAAFNPLAGIFALYRVGFFPEEWDAWVVAIGAALSLSVFALGVFVFRRLERPVLKEL; encoded by the coding sequence GTGACCACAGCCGCCGTCGGCGCCCCCGGATCGCCCCGGCGCTACCTCCACTCGCTGTGGCTGCTGTCGGCCCGGGACCTCAAGGTGCGATACGCCACGAGCGCGCTGGGCTATCTGTGGTCGGTGCTCGATCCGCTCGTGATGAGCGCCATCTACTGGTTCGTCTTCACCCAGATCTTCGACCGCACCGTCGGGCACGAGCCGTACATCGTGTTCCTCATCACCGCGCTGCTGCCGTGGGTGTGGTTCAACTCGGCCGTGTCGGACTTCACGAGGGCGTTCAGCAAGGACGCGCGGCTCGTGCGCTCGACCGCGATCCCCCGCACGATCTGGGTGAACCGGATCGTGCTGTCCAAGGGGATCGAGTTCTTGTGCTCGCTGCCCGTCCTCGTGCTGTTCATCGTCTTCGCCGGCCCCGGCATCCAGTTCAACTGGGGTCTGCTGCTGTTCCCCGTCGCCGTCCTGCTGCAGACGGTGCTGCTGATCGGGCTCGGGCTGCTGGTGGCACCGCTGTGCGTGCTGTGGAGCGACCTCGAGCGCACGACGAAGCTCATCCTCCGCGCCCTGTTCTATGCGTCACCCGTCATCTACGGCGTCTCGGACCTGCCGGGCGTCTTCGAGACGCTCGCGGCCTTCAACCCGCTCGCCGGCATCTTCGCCCTCTACCGCGTCGGATTCTTCCCCGAGGAATGGGACGCCTGGGTCGTCGCGATCGGCGCCGCGCTGTCGCTTTCCGTCTTCGCCCTCGGCGTCTTCGTCTTCCGTCGCCTCGAGCGCCCGGTGCTGAAGGAGCTGTGA
- a CDS encoding glycosyltransferase, producing MTHVPSAATFDPATATIAIVTYNRSGLLTRLLTSLTEMDPKPGHIVVIDNASTDDTADVVASFRESLAPAELVYRRMETNTGGSGGFSEGMRVAYELGSEWIWLMDDDVEVLPDGLAKMGKWTPRFKSIQGRRYDYDGSAFYWQYRIAEPLAIPIPFAPASFDESGFKPMNSGCFEGMFIHRDIVRQIGLPDPRFFIYWDDQMYGWLASRKTQSVIVDDFVLRRTREIRQWDMGIRHMNASSNAYRYYIMRNRAYIKKYYRSLGVYRPLPFALGTALTFAKELIRLFFVERTVRGTSNLFRGLRDGRAISRDASWQPMPPLEAAAQPGR from the coding sequence GTGACCCACGTCCCGTCCGCCGCGACCTTCGACCCCGCGACCGCCACGATCGCGATCGTCACGTACAACCGGTCGGGGCTGCTCACGCGCCTCCTGACGAGCCTGACCGAGATGGACCCCAAGCCCGGGCACATCGTCGTCATCGACAACGCCTCGACCGACGACACCGCCGACGTCGTGGCGTCGTTCCGCGAGAGCCTCGCGCCCGCTGAGCTGGTGTACCGCCGGATGGAGACGAACACCGGTGGCTCGGGCGGATTCAGCGAGGGGATGCGCGTCGCGTACGAACTGGGCTCGGAGTGGATCTGGCTCATGGACGACGACGTCGAGGTGCTGCCGGACGGCCTGGCGAAGATGGGCAAGTGGACGCCGCGGTTCAAGAGCATCCAGGGTCGCCGCTACGACTATGACGGCAGCGCCTTCTACTGGCAGTACCGGATCGCCGAGCCGCTGGCGATCCCGATCCCGTTCGCCCCGGCGTCCTTCGACGAGTCCGGCTTCAAGCCGATGAACTCCGGATGCTTCGAGGGGATGTTCATCCACCGCGACATCGTGCGCCAGATCGGCCTGCCCGATCCCCGGTTCTTCATCTACTGGGACGACCAGATGTACGGCTGGCTGGCATCGCGCAAGACGCAGTCGGTCATCGTCGACGACTTCGTGCTGCGGCGCACGCGCGAGATCAGGCAGTGGGACATGGGCATCCGGCACATGAACGCGTCGAGCAACGCGTATCGGTACTACATCATGCGCAATCGCGCGTACATCAAGAAGTACTACCGGTCGCTCGGGGTCTACCGGCCGCTGCCGTTCGCGCTGGGGACGGCGCTGACGTTCGCCAAGGAGCTGATCAGGCTCTTCTTCGTCGAGCGCACGGTGCGCGGCACGTCGAATCTCTTCCGCGGGCTGCGCGACGGCCGGGCCATCTCGCGGGATGCCTCGTGGCAGCCCATGCCGCCCCTCGAGGCCGCCGCACAGCCGGGCCGCTGA
- a CDS encoding DUF6798 domain-containing protein, with translation MADRVVAAEEGAAPVGAASGQPPRSRRGLRTTGLVILVAGLLGVLEVWGNIGYGYTAGWGDHFVLSPQGLRWVHPEAFENDWFLAAAPQPHWFFDALTALSERSGLLSAAYALFWMAGLVAFAAATVLLAGRFAPGARWQVAVGVTLVAAVTPWMIGGTGSPVIAVAIPAVLSANLIYLLIAAFLTQRLVVVAVLAPLIAIVHVQQGSIAIVLVASMLTVDAVRRRRIDVRLAAALGLTIGFVVLGLSLRPVAANLGDFVEICDRIIPYHCAAHLWPIWDVMATVGLVVLCALSALLMRRPERWRWFATAGLAALGYTGGFLSDALRIPVLGEIAQGVNVYRLAAVLLPFAVWGAFVPLLVRLPARRMIVLIAIWGAAWVLLLATPSWAGTLLRREVLLTTSLLLPLIWHLWRTWRRGRARGAGSPGGPALLAGVLVVASVASYGGLSVRGVDFTFVRDAGLREWGSHVREIVPAGEVLVASPRSEWVKLVTQRAVIADCKNVPYGGPAWDEWQRRLDALAGWEQCVAPGPLLYDALPADALADVADEYGSEFIVVNRGQDAQIAGLKRLGWAEVLAPVGGSGAHVLHRE, from the coding sequence ATGGCAGACCGGGTCGTCGCGGCCGAGGAGGGCGCCGCACCTGTCGGCGCCGCGAGTGGGCAGCCGCCGCGAAGCCGGCGCGGGCTGCGGACCACGGGTCTGGTGATCCTGGTGGCAGGACTCCTCGGCGTGCTCGAGGTGTGGGGCAACATCGGCTACGGCTATACCGCCGGGTGGGGCGACCACTTCGTGCTGTCGCCGCAAGGGCTCCGATGGGTGCACCCGGAAGCGTTCGAGAACGACTGGTTTCTGGCGGCCGCGCCCCAGCCGCACTGGTTCTTCGACGCCCTGACCGCCTTGAGCGAGCGCTCCGGCCTGCTCTCGGCGGCCTACGCCCTCTTCTGGATGGCGGGGCTCGTCGCCTTCGCCGCCGCGACGGTTCTGCTCGCCGGCCGATTCGCGCCCGGTGCACGCTGGCAGGTCGCCGTGGGCGTGACGCTCGTTGCGGCGGTCACTCCGTGGATGATCGGCGGCACCGGTTCGCCGGTCATCGCCGTGGCGATCCCGGCCGTGCTCTCAGCCAACCTCATCTACCTGCTCATCGCCGCCTTCCTCACGCAGCGGCTCGTCGTCGTCGCGGTCCTCGCCCCGCTCATCGCGATCGTCCACGTTCAGCAAGGGTCGATCGCGATCGTGCTCGTCGCCTCGATGCTCACCGTCGACGCAGTGCGCCGTCGCCGGATCGACGTCCGGCTGGCAGCAGCGCTCGGGCTCACGATCGGCTTCGTCGTGCTCGGCCTCTCACTTCGGCCGGTCGCGGCCAATCTCGGCGACTTCGTCGAGATCTGCGACCGGATCATCCCGTACCACTGTGCGGCTCATCTGTGGCCCATCTGGGACGTCATGGCGACGGTGGGACTGGTCGTCCTGTGCGCGCTCAGCGCGCTCCTGATGCGCCGCCCGGAGCGCTGGAGGTGGTTCGCAACGGCGGGCCTCGCGGCTCTGGGGTACACCGGAGGCTTCCTCTCGGACGCCCTGCGCATCCCCGTGCTCGGAGAGATCGCCCAGGGCGTCAACGTGTACCGACTGGCAGCCGTCCTCCTCCCGTTCGCGGTCTGGGGCGCATTCGTACCGCTGCTGGTCAGGCTGCCCGCACGCCGGATGATCGTCCTCATCGCGATCTGGGGTGCCGCCTGGGTGCTCCTGCTCGCCACGCCGTCGTGGGCCGGCACCCTCCTCCGCCGGGAAGTCCTGCTGACCACCTCGCTCCTGCTGCCGCTCATCTGGCATCTCTGGCGCACGTGGCGACGGGGCCGCGCACGGGGCGCCGGCAGCCCGGGCGGCCCCGCGCTGCTCGCCGGGGTGCTGGTGGTCGCCTCGGTCGCCTCCTACGGCGGTCTTTCGGTCCGCGGTGTCGACTTCACCTTCGTGAGGGATGCCGGCCTGCGCGAATGGGGCTCCCACGTGCGCGAGATCGTGCCGGCCGGCGAGGTCCTGGTCGCATCGCCGCGATCGGAGTGGGTGAAGCTCGTCACGCAGCGCGCCGTCATCGCGGACTGCAAGAACGTCCCGTACGGCGGACCGGCGTGGGACGAATGGCAGCGCCGGCTGGACGCCCTCGCGGGATGGGAGCAGTGCGTGGCACCGGGCCCGCTCCTCTACGACGCGCTGCCCGCCGATGCGCTCGCCGACGTCGCCGACGAGTACGGCTCGGAGTTCATCGTGGTCAACCGCGGGCAGGATGCCCAGATCGCGGGGCTGAAGCGGCTCGGATGGGCCGAGGTGCTCGCGCCGGTGGGCGGCTCCGGCGCGCACGTGCTGCACCGGGAGTGA